AACGGTTTAGCTTCTGCGCGGTTAAACCAATTACTCCACTCAAAGGGAATTCCATTACCAGAAACAATATACCACGCAAAATATGGGCTGTTATCCAATATCGTTTCATCAATATCAAGGACAATTGCGGGTTTTATACTTTTATCCTTTTTCTTTTTATTTAAGTATTCATCTAATCTGCATTTTCCAAGATTATAGCCTTGATAGTATAATGCTTTGGCTTCACCAGCTTTTTGAAACCACAGTACTGACATCGTATTCTGTTCATGCAGTTTTGAGGATGGTCCCGTAACCGTTTGTGCCTTGGCATCAATAGTGAAACATAATAACATTGCAATTGGTATACATATCCATTTTATCACCTTGCTCCCCCCTCTTTTATGTTGTTAGTATGGAGAAAAAAGTTCTGTTTTAAATCGCTTTACATTTTCCTATTTCTGCTATATATTTTACTTATCAATTGATAAGCAATAAATTTTGAAAGGACCCTTAATTAAAATGGGTAAAGATATTAACAAAGCAAATGAAGTAAACCCTAAAGAAACATATCAAATCATTATCAAAACTGCTGAACGTTTATTCATGGAATATGGGTATCGTGCTGTATCTACTCGACAAATTGCTGACCAATGCGGCATTACTCAGCCTGCGCTTTACCATCACTTTAAAAACAAACAAACACTATATGTAGCAGTAATTGAGCATGCACTCCATCATACTGAAAAAGATTTAAATCGGATTCTAACTAATTTCATAACTTTTCAGGATAGGCTCACTCAAATTACCACCTATATGATGGTGCAATTTGAAATGGATATGTCCCAAATGTTCCATGATATGCAACATGAAATAAGCGCTGAAGATCAGACGCGAGTTCACCAATTATGGGTTAAGGGGTTTCTTCTACCTATAGTTACAATGATTAATGATGGTGTTTCTAACGCAGAAATAAAAAAACCGGAAGAGCTTCATTCCACTTCAACAGAGATGGCTTTTTTGATACTCAATATGATTAAATCCCTCCTTGAGCCCTCCAAGATCGGGCGTCAGTCTAACAATGAGCAATCCATGATGGTACAGCACAAAGCCAAACTTATTGTTGATATATTTTTAAACGGGATTAGTCGTTAAATACGAGGCTGAATAAAGCCTTTTCTCTTTGCGTGTAGCTTATCACTTGATAAGGAAAAATATAATTGATTGGAGTGATTAACTTTGGAGAAGAAATGGATAGAAAAATTCGGAAATACAATTAGCGGAAAAAAAGGAAGATGGATTGTCCTTTTTGCATGGCTTATCCTTGCAACTGTTTTGAATGTCACTCTTCCTCAAGCAAATTCACAAAAGAATGAAATGGCGCCAAATTTGGCTAAAGACACTTGGTCTGAACAGGCAAATTCAGTAGCTGAACGAGAATTTCCTTCCAGTTCAGGGACTCCTGCACTTTTAACCTGGTACCGTTCTTCAGGATTAACCGACAATGATATATCATCTATACAAAAATATACAAAGGATATAACCGAGAACCCAGTCGTTTCACAGGACACTGTGGTTCCGTTTTATCAATTCCCACTTCCCGTTTTAAAGGAACAGCTATCAAAAGACGGCACAACCCTAATTTTGCCCGTAACCTTTAAAAAAGGGGCCGACAAGGAAAAAATAGCGGAAGGATTAGAGCAGCTTAAAGAAAAATCCAGCTCTATTTTTACAACAGACCCAACTAAAACCAAAATAAATGACGCAAACAACTTAGTACTACGTGTTACAGGACCAGCAGGTATCGCGCAAGATGCAACTGAATTGTTTAGTCAAGGGGACCTTTCATTACTGTTTGGGACAGTTGCTATCGTTCTTGTACTCTTACTCTTGATTTACCGCTCCCCTATTTTAGCTCTAATACCTTTACTTGGCGTGGGAATTGCATACGGTGTAATTAGCCCCATTCTTGGGGGAATTGGAAAAGCAGGTTGGGCCGTCTTCGACTCACAGGCACTTTCCATTATGACCGTTCTTCTTTTTGGAGCCGGCACTGACTATTGTTTATTCCTTATTTCTAGATTTAGAAGTTATTTGGAAGTAGAAAATGATAAGCGAGTTGCTATGATTCGCTCATTGAAAGGGTCTTCCGGTGCCATTGCCATGAGCGGTCTTACAGTTGTATTTTCACTGTTAGTGTTATTGTTATCCAGATACGGTTCCATCCACCGGTTTGCTATTCCTTTTAGTGTATCCATCTTAATTATGATGGTGGCAAGTCTGACACTTATCCCTGCTTTATTAAGTATTTTTGGGAGAGTCTCCTTCTTCCCGCTGATTCCACGTACAAGGGAAATGCAGGAAGATCGTGCTCGAAAAAAAGGCAAAACATTAAAATTGAAGGTCAAGAAAGAGGGGTTCGGCTTAAAGCTTGGGAACTTTATTATTAAAAGACCAAAGCTGATAATGACGGCAACCATTCTTTTCCTTGGAGTATTTGCTTTGTTCTCTACTAAGATTCAATATACCTATGATACTTTATCATCTTTCCCAAAAGATATGCCATCAAGAGAAGGGTTCAACTTAATCTCTGAACACTTTAATCCCGGCGAACTCGCACCTGTTCAAGTAATTCTGCAAACTGATGGAAAAGAAAGTTCTGTAAAAAGTGAATTAGAAAAGTTGTCTTATGTGGCACATATATCTGAGGCAAAACAAGGTACGATGGATGAAAATATAATTAGCTACAATGTGGAATTTAACGTAAATCCATATTCAAATAAAGCAATGGATTATATCCCAGATCTCCGTAAAAAAGTTGAACACATAATGAAAAAAGACGGGGTGGCTGATCCTACAAAAAAAGTATGGATTGGCGGCCAAACTGCCGAACAGTATGATACAAGATTAACAACAACAGACGATGCAAAAGTCATTATTCCAATTGTTATTGGAATCATCGCATTACTTTTATTAGTCTACCTTCGGTCAGTGACAAGCATGCTTTATTTAATTCTAACAGTTCTCTTATCATATTTTAGTGCGCTTGGCCTAGGTTGGGCTATTCTACATTATTTGTTTGATGTAGATGCCATTCAAGGATTTATTCCGCTCTATTCTTTTGTATTTATTGTCGCATTAGGGGAAGATTACAACATCTTTATGATTTCTAGCATCTGGAAAAAGAGCAAAGAGATGCCCCTACTCCAAGCCATTAAAGAAGGGGTGGCTGAATCAGGAGCTGTTATTACTTCTGCAGGTCTAATCCTTGCGGGAACCTTTGCAATTTTAACCACTTTACCAATTCAAGTACTCGTACATTTTGGTACTATTACTGCAATAGGCGTTTTGTTAGATACATTTATTGTTCGGCCACTGCTCGTTCCAGCGATTACTGTCTTACTCGGAAAATGGGCATTCTGGCCTTCTAAACGAAACTTATTAGCGGTAGAACGAAACGGTGAAGAATAACAAAGCAAAAAAGCAGTGGAGAAAAATCCACTGCTTTTTCATTCTACAACTAGCCAACACGTTTTTTCGATGAAGGTTGAAGGGATTCTTTTTTATGGAATCCTTTCAAATAATACACAGCAACTAATAGAATTAAAAACAAAGGTCCGATTACAAGCGCAATTCGAGTATCAGGATTATATGCCATCAGCCCTATAACAAATGCTAAAAACGCTAAGGCAATATAAGAGGTATAAGGGAAGAAAGGCACCTTATATTTTAATGATTTTACCTCACTTTGTTTTAACGTTTTACGGTAACGAAGTTGTGATAGAAGGATAATC
The window above is part of the Bacillus sp. SORGH_AS_0510 genome. Proteins encoded here:
- a CDS encoding TetR/AcrR family transcriptional regulator; translation: MGKDINKANEVNPKETYQIIIKTAERLFMEYGYRAVSTRQIADQCGITQPALYHHFKNKQTLYVAVIEHALHHTEKDLNRILTNFITFQDRLTQITTYMMVQFEMDMSQMFHDMQHEISAEDQTRVHQLWVKGFLLPIVTMINDGVSNAEIKKPEELHSTSTEMAFLILNMIKSLLEPSKIGRQSNNEQSMMVQHKAKLIVDIFLNGISR
- a CDS encoding MMPL family transporter, translating into MEKKWIEKFGNTISGKKGRWIVLFAWLILATVLNVTLPQANSQKNEMAPNLAKDTWSEQANSVAEREFPSSSGTPALLTWYRSSGLTDNDISSIQKYTKDITENPVVSQDTVVPFYQFPLPVLKEQLSKDGTTLILPVTFKKGADKEKIAEGLEQLKEKSSSIFTTDPTKTKINDANNLVLRVTGPAGIAQDATELFSQGDLSLLFGTVAIVLVLLLLIYRSPILALIPLLGVGIAYGVISPILGGIGKAGWAVFDSQALSIMTVLLFGAGTDYCLFLISRFRSYLEVENDKRVAMIRSLKGSSGAIAMSGLTVVFSLLVLLLSRYGSIHRFAIPFSVSILIMMVASLTLIPALLSIFGRVSFFPLIPRTREMQEDRARKKGKTLKLKVKKEGFGLKLGNFIIKRPKLIMTATILFLGVFALFSTKIQYTYDTLSSFPKDMPSREGFNLISEHFNPGELAPVQVILQTDGKESSVKSELEKLSYVAHISEAKQGTMDENIISYNVEFNVNPYSNKAMDYIPDLRKKVEHIMKKDGVADPTKKVWIGGQTAEQYDTRLTTTDDAKVIIPIVIGIIALLLLVYLRSVTSMLYLILTVLLSYFSALGLGWAILHYLFDVDAIQGFIPLYSFVFIVALGEDYNIFMISSIWKKSKEMPLLQAIKEGVAESGAVITSAGLILAGTFAILTTLPIQVLVHFGTITAIGVLLDTFIVRPLLVPAITVLLGKWAFWPSKRNLLAVERNGEE